The DNA region ATTTTCCCCTGAGGTCCGGAGTGTCTGGCCCGGATTCGACTTTACTCCTGGGCTCAAGTTCTGGGCGCTTCTCCCCGCGTTTCTGCTGATAATGGTCATCACATCGTTCAAGGCGGTTGCCGATACAAGCGCAATCCAGCGCGTTTCCAGGCGTCAGCCGCGCGCCACCGACTTCAGAGTCATCCAGGGCGGACTCCATATAAACGCTCTGAGCAACCTGGCGTCAGGGCTGGCGGGGACTGTCCCCACGATGACCGCTTCCCCCAGCGTGGCGATGGTCAGTCTCACGAGGATCGCATCACGTAGCGCGGGAGTATGGGCCGGCGCCATATTCATCGCTATGGCCATGGTGCCGAAGACGACTGCGCTGCTGATAGCCGTACCGTCTCCCGTGGCTGCAGCGTACATAATGATAATAATGGGGCTGGTGTTCATAGAGGGCGTGCAGACCGTAACCCAGGATGGGATAGACCATAGAAAGGCGATAGTGGTGGCAGTATCTTTCTGGGTCGGCATGGGCTTCCAGAACCAGGCCATCTTCGCGGACCTGCTTACCGGTACCTTGGACGCTCTGCTGAGCAACAGCGTTACCTCCGGTGGACTTGCCGCCGCGCTGCTGATTGGATTCATAGAGCTGACATCGGCGAGACGCAAGCGGCTGGAAGTTGACCTTGATCAGTCTTCAATGCCGGAAATCGACCGCTTTATGCAAGATTTCGCAGCGGACAAGCATTGGGACGAAGCATCTACGGAGAGTCTGCGCGCCATCGGCGAAGAGACGCTCTCGATTATGGTGCACGAGGAAGAGGCGGACGAAACGGGCAAGCAGCGGCGGCTCATCATCAACGCGCAGGTTGACGACGATGTGGCGGATCTGGAGTTCCTGTCAGCGGCGTACGATGTGGAAAATCTGGAAGATAGGCTTGCGTACCTGAACGACGAGCCCCAAGTCTTGGACGCGATCGAGGTATCGTACCGCCTGCTGCGTTATTACGCCAAATCTGTCCGCCACCAAAAGTTCCACGACATTGATGTAATCACCGTGCAAGTGGAAGGCGCAAGGGCGCGGTGAGCGCCATGCACCATCCATGCGTTTGACGGGATGGGCAGGACTGGCAGGATATTGTCATTCCGAAACGCCTTAAGGAATCTGAAATATGTGGACGTAAGATTCCGTGTGTCTCCTGCTTCGTCATGGCGTTCGACATAGCGGCGGCATTTTCAGGCTCTTTATTATTCTTGATGGGGAAGGTACATCTATCCTGCCCACGCTGTACATCCTGTTAAATGCTGGACAGAAAAAGCGGCCGGTATGACGAGAATGGATGTCATACCGGCCGCTGCCTACATTGGATGTGTGCGGATTGGGTTATGTGACTATTCCATGCGGGAGCCGCCCCAGGCTCGGGAGACACCGGCTGCCGTTGGTTCGACTATTACGTTGACTACGGCGGGCTTGCCGCTGGCGAAGGCTCGTTCGAGCGCAGGGCGAATCTCGTCCGGGTCGGTTACCTCTTCGCCGTATGCTCCGAGTTCGCGCGCCATGCCGTCGTAGTTCGTAAATCCGAGCTCGCGGCCAGGCTTGCGGCGGTCGGGCGTGCGCGCCGTCCAACCGGCGTTGTTGCTGATGACCGTAACGACCGGCAGATTGAAGCGTACGCAGGTGTCGATTTCCATCGCGTTCATGCCCATCGAGCCGTCGCCGTGCAGCACTAGCACCTGCTTGTCCGGCTTGGCAATCTGCGCGCCGATACCATAAGGCAGCCCGACTCCCATCGTGCCCGTTACGCCGGAGTTGAGGCGATGACCCGGCACGTATGTCGGCAAAGACTGACGACCGAAGTGCAAAATCTCATTGCCGTCAACGCAAAGGATGGCGTCGCGGTCTAGGAAGTCGCGGATCTCCTTGCACAGGCGTAGCGGGTGAATTGGCGTCTGGTCGGAGTTCAGCAGGGCCGCTTGCTGACCAGCGCGGCGGTCGTTGTCCTCTTGCAGCCGCGAAATCCACGGCGATTCCAGCCTGCCGGCGAAGTCTTCGGGCCTGGCTTCGATTTCCGCGTTCATCTGTCCGAGAATGGACTTCGCATCGCCGACGATTCCGAGGTCAACATCGCGGTTGTGCGCGATTTCGCTCGCCTCGATGTCTATCTGCACGACTTTGGCGTTACCGAAGCGCTGGCCGTAGTTGATCATCCAGTTCATCCGTGTGCCGATGACCATCACGAGGTCGGCTTCTCGCAGCGCGGTGCTGCGCGCTCCTTGGAACGATACGGCATGGTCTTCCGGCACAACGCCGCGCGACATCGGCGCGGTGTAGAATGGCGTGCTTGTCATGTCAACCAGCCGTTCCATCTCGGGTGCCGCGCCGGAGAAGAACACGCCGCCGCCGGAGAATATGACCGGACGCTCGGCATCCGCCAGCATTTGCACAGCTTCGGAGATGGCAGCCGGATCGCCGGACGGCACGGACTTGCGAGCCGCGCGCGTGGGCTTTACCGCCGCGTCCTCTTCAATCTCTTCGTACAACACATCCGCGCCGCAGTCGATATAGACGGGACCGGGCCTGCCGGACATGGACTGGCGGTACGCGGTGCTGACGATTTCCGGATAGCGCGCCGCCATTGTCGGGCGGTGCCAATACTTGACGATAGGCTCCATGATGCGCTCTTGGTCCACCTCTTGGAAGGTGTCCCTGCCGATTTCGTGAACCGCGCTCGCGCCGCCGAGGATGACCATAGGCGAGCAGTCGATGGAAGCGGCATACACGCCGGTGAGTAAGTTAAGCGTGCCGGGACCGGACGCCGCGGTGCAGACGCCGGGCTTGCCGGTAACGCGGGAGTATGCGTGCGCCGCGAATGCTGCCGCCTGTTCGTGTCGGAAGTCGATGGTTTCGATGCCGAAGTCCTGACAGCCCATCACGATGTCGAAGTCAGGTCCTCCCATAAGGTAGAAGAGCTTCTCCACGCCCTCTTCTTTGAGCGTCTTTGCTATGAGATAGCTGCCGGTAACCTTTGCCATATCTGTACTCCTTGCAGTTATTGGTTTTCAGTCGTCAGTTTTCAGTTTGGGCAGGCTTGTTGACAGGCGCAAGGTTATCACAATGCGGCGGAGTGCGCCAAACCGCCTGACATGAGCAGTGAGATGATCTGAAGCCGCATGTTTGTTTTGCCCGTGTTTGTTATGTGTTGTATAATTTCACGAGAATTTGAATGTATGATTACATACGTGGGAGTCTTCGTAATACGTAAGGGCGATTGACAAGGATTTATACACAATGAATGTCGACAATATACTATCGTCTATTGATCAAGGGTTCATTCTGCTTCCCGTCTTCCAAAGAGGATATGTCTGGAATCGCAATCAAGTTCGCTTCCTGATGGACTCGCTATACCACAAATATCCTGTAGGCAGTTTGCTCATGTGGCAAGCGCACTCTGAAAGTGTCGATAATCGAGGAGATGTTCCTGCTGCGGCCTCCCCGGTTAAACTGATCTTGGACGGACAGCAGCGCATAACTACACTATATGGCATTATCAAGGGTAAGCAGCCGCCTTTTTTTGAAGGCAACTCCAACACATTCACCGGTCTGTATTTTAACCTAGAAACTGAAGTGTTCGAGTTCTACGCTCCCTCTCGTATGAACAATAACCCGTTCTGGGTGAATGTCACCGAACTGATGCAAAACGGCATTGGTCCTATGGTGGATAACATCTTTCAGAATGAAAGACTGAAAGAGCAGGCACAAACATACGTGAACAGGTTGAATGCAGTTACCACAATTGGCTCGATAGACCTATACGAAGACATAGTGTCAGAATCTGACGTGGATGTAGTAGTGGACATATTCAACCGCATCAACAGCGGCGGCACGAAATTGTCGCAAGCCGACTTAGCATTAGCCAAGATTTGCACGATTTGGCCTGAAGCTCGTGACGAACTGAAACTACGGTTAGCTAAATGGAAGGAAGCAGGGTTTCATTTCAAACTGGAATGGCTGCTCAGGTGCTTGAACGCTCTGGTAACTGGAGAAGCCAGATTCTCGGAGATAACCGACAAAAGCGCAGATGAAATTAACGCAGGGTTGTCCAAAACCGAGAAACACATTGATTACTTGCTAAATCTCATATCGTCTCGACTTGGACTCGACCACACACGAGTTCTTGCTGGACCGTATGCGTTTCCGGTGATGACAAGATACTTGGAGCAGCGAGGAGGTCATCTGACGGATTATAAGGAGGCAAATAAACTGCTGTTCTGGTACATCCATACATTCCTGTGGGGACGGTACTCAGGATCCACGGAATCTGCCTTAGGTCAAGACCTCAACGCAATAGAAGATACCGATACGGGATTGGATAATCTCATAGAGAATCTGCGTATTATTCGCGGACATTTGCGGATTGCGCCCGACGACTTCTCAGCATCTACCATAGGCGCACGCTTCTATCCGATGCTATACATGCTTACGCGCGTGAACCATGCAAGAGACTGGGGAACAGGCAATGAACTATCCAATGCGATGCTTGGAAAGAGCACTGGCCTTGAAATGCACCACATATTCCCTAAGTCGAGGCTGTATGAACGAGGCTACTCTCGAAATGAGGTCAACGCGCTCGCCAATTTCACATTTCTAACGAAAGAGACGAACCTTGAGGTGTCTAACAAGTATCCTGAGAAATACATTCCAGAGTATGCCGAA from Chloroflexota bacterium includes:
- a CDS encoding DUF262 domain-containing protein, whose protein sequence is MNVDNILSSIDQGFILLPVFQRGYVWNRNQVRFLMDSLYHKYPVGSLLMWQAHSESVDNRGDVPAAASPVKLILDGQQRITTLYGIIKGKQPPFFEGNSNTFTGLYFNLETEVFEFYAPSRMNNNPFWVNVTELMQNGIGPMVDNIFQNERLKEQAQTYVNRLNAVTTIGSIDLYEDIVSESDVDVVVDIFNRINSGGTKLSQADLALAKICTIWPEARDELKLRLAKWKEAGFHFKLEWLLRCLNALVTGEARFSEITDKSADEINAGLSKTEKHIDYLLNLISSRLGLDHTRVLAGPYAFPVMTRYLEQRGGHLTDYKEANKLLFWYIHTFLWGRYSGSTESALGQDLNAIEDTDTGLDNLIENLRIIRGHLRIAPDDFSASTIGARFYPMLYMLTRVNHARDWGTGNELSNAMLGKSTGLEMHHIFPKSRLYERGYSRNEVNALANFTFLTKETNLEVSNKYPEKYIPEYAEKHPGAVESHWIPMDGELHRIDRYQDFLEARRRLLAEATNKFLDNLLESAVSLPTPIGEMLSDIGSLPGGVVSDEEQRQLENVNGRVVAMGLSEGEFSYELINERTDQPMAMIDLAWPDGLQAGLSQPVALLIDEDTPVETIVSQAGFRIYTDVESLMDYVSQDVLVLDVAAD
- a CDS encoding thiamine pyrophosphate-binding protein; translation: MAKVTGSYLIAKTLKEEGVEKLFYLMGGPDFDIVMGCQDFGIETIDFRHEQAAAFAAHAYSRVTGKPGVCTAASGPGTLNLLTGVYAASIDCSPMVILGGASAVHEIGRDTFQEVDQERIMEPIVKYWHRPTMAARYPEIVSTAYRQSMSGRPGPVYIDCGADVLYEEIEEDAAVKPTRAARKSVPSGDPAAISEAVQMLADAERPVIFSGGGVFFSGAAPEMERLVDMTSTPFYTAPMSRGVVPEDHAVSFQGARSTALREADLVMVIGTRMNWMINYGQRFGNAKVVQIDIEASEIAHNRDVDLGIVGDAKSILGQMNAEIEARPEDFAGRLESPWISRLQEDNDRRAGQQAALLNSDQTPIHPLRLCKEIRDFLDRDAILCVDGNEILHFGRQSLPTYVPGHRLNSGVTGTMGVGLPYGIGAQIAKPDKQVLVLHGDGSMGMNAMEIDTCVRFNLPVVTVISNNAGWTARTPDRRKPGRELGFTNYDGMARELGAYGEEVTDPDEIRPALERAFASGKPAVVNVIVEPTAAGVSRAWGGSRME